A genomic region of Caldisericum sp. contains the following coding sequences:
- the ftcD gene encoding glutamate formimidoyltransferase, translating to MNEIIECIPNVSEGRNQDVINKIIENLKQTGVKILDVSSDPDHNRTVITFVGDKSSVLEGAFAVAKSAVELIDLRKHKGTHPRMGAVDVIPFVPIKGITMDETVELSKTLAKRIGEELKVPVYLYAESATKEERRSLPNIRKGEFEGFFEKIKDPNWAPDFGPNEVHETAGVTAVGAREFLIAYNIYLNTKDVSIAEKIAKSIRESSGGLRFIQAKGMYIEEKGMAQVSMNVLNYKKAPLYRVFEIVKMEAERYGVSVVESELVGLMPLKAALDSLAFYLRFPKLTSESIIEIKIYE from the coding sequence ATGAATGAAATTATTGAATGTATTCCAAATGTAAGCGAAGGAAGAAATCAAGATGTCATAAACAAAATCATCGAAAATCTAAAACAAACCGGCGTAAAAATCCTTGATGTGTCCTCAGACCCCGACCACAACAGGACTGTAATCACCTTTGTAGGGGACAAATCATCAGTCCTTGAGGGGGCATTTGCCGTTGCAAAAAGTGCAGTTGAACTAATCGATTTAAGAAAACACAAGGGCACCCATCCGAGAATGGGGGCAGTAGATGTTATTCCTTTTGTTCCAATCAAGGGTATCACAATGGATGAAACAGTTGAACTCAGTAAAACCCTTGCAAAAAGAATTGGTGAGGAACTCAAGGTCCCCGTTTATCTCTATGCAGAGTCTGCAACAAAAGAGGAAAGAAGGTCTCTTCCAAACATAAGGAAGGGAGAGTTCGAGGGATTCTTCGAGAAAATTAAAGACCCAAACTGGGCTCCTGATTTTGGACCAAATGAAGTCCACGAGACGGCAGGAGTTACTGCAGTTGGTGCAAGAGAATTTCTCATTGCCTACAACATCTACCTTAACACAAAGGATGTAAGTATTGCAGAGAAAATTGCAAAGTCAATCCGTGAAAGTTCAGGAGGCTTGCGCTTCATACAGGCAAAAGGAATGTACATCGAAGAAAAAGGGATGGCACAGGTTTCAATGAACGTTCTAAACTACAAGAAGGCACCTCTATACAGGGTATTTGAGATAGTAAAAATGGAAGCAGAGCGTTATGGTGTTTCTGTTGTTGAAAGCGAACTTGTAGGGCTTATGCCTCTTAAGGCTGCTTTAGATAGCCTCGCCTTCTACTTAAGATTTCCAAAACTTACATCGGAAAGTATAATAGAAATAAAAATTTACGAATAA